The stretch of DNA GAGTCCCATTTCATCTGTCTGCCACCACGATGGTCGCCAGATTGGGACGCTTCTTTTTGATTTTGCGCAGAAAGTTATCTACGCAGTATGGCGAGAAGTTGTTGGATGGCGTCGATGATGACTTGGGGCGAGGCGGTTTGCATCTGGTGGTCGGAATCCACCACGATGGTTTTTGCTTGCGGATACATGGCGCGCACTGCGGCGATGGTTTGCGGATCGCTGTTGACGACGCCGAAATCGACCGGCACGGCGGTTGCGCCTTTGGGCTGGTTGACCAGGCGGATCATCGGCTTGTCGTCGATATTGCCTTGGACTAGCACCTGCTCACCTGTCTGGTAAATACTGCCGATTTCTTTGCGCACGGTGCTGGAGAAAAACAGCCACTCGCCGGCACGCGTCAGCAGCGGAAAGTCTTCCGGCTTCTTGATCACATGCGGATAGAGCGCGTCGACCAGCACGATGCCGGCCACTTCGTCGGGATGGCGTTTGGCGAACAGCTGCATGTACAAGCCACCCAGCGAGTGGCCGACCAGGATGTACGGCGGCCTCAGGCCTTCATGCTGAAGGTTGCGGCGCAGTTCTTCGACGATGGTCAGGCCGTCGCGCGGCGTGTCGGTGGCCGTGCTGTCACCGTAGCCGGGACGGTTGTAGGCAAACACCGAGGCCTGCAACGCGATGCCGTCGATGACCTTGTCCCATTTATCCACCGTAGCGCGTGAGCCGTTTTCAAAGACCACCGTGGCCAAGGCTGCCGGATTTTTCACCGCCACCAGTTCCACCTTGCGGCCATCGATCAGTTGAGTGGTGATGGTAGCCGCCATCAGCGGTCCGGCAAACAGCAGGCCTGCCCAGCACAGCGCGATACGCTTTGTCATAATGCCCTTCCCTGACGAAAATTGCATTTTTCCAGACTGCGTGCCACCAAGCGCGGAGAATGCGATGAAACGCAGATACGGAGACTCAGAATGCAATATTCACAAGTATGCGAATTGCTTTGTTTTGGCGTTGCGCCGGGCGGCGGCAATGCGGCGCTGGTAGTCCAGCACGATCATTCCAGCGCTGAGCAGCGCCAGCAGTTCGCCAGAGAACGCAACAAGCCGGCTTGCGTGTTTATCGATACGGCGGCCGATGGCGGCATCGTGCTGGACTTTTTCTATCCCCACATGCGCAGCCCGCTGTGTTCGCACGCCACGCTGGCGGCGGCGCGCGTGCTGCTATCGGCGGAACGTCCCAGACTGGAAGTGCGCTCCGCCATGCATGGCCAGCCGCTGACGCTGATTCTGCACGATGACGAAGTTTTCCTGCAGTTGTCGCCGCAACCAGCACCGCAAGTGAACCTATCCGACGAGCTGGCGCAGCAGTTACTGGCCGCGCCCGGCATTCAGCTGGCCTCGCCGCCGGCAATCGCCTCGGTCGGCAGCCCCAAGTTGCTGCTGGAAGTGGCCGACAGCGCTACGCTGCAAGCGCTGACGCCTGACCTGCAAGGCATCGCCGACTGGGGCAAGCAGCACGGCGTCAGCGGCGCCTACGCCTGGTGCCGCCGCCCGGACGGCGCGCTGGAAGGCCGCAGTTTCAACCATCTTAATCCGGAGGCAGAAGACGGCGCCACCGGCGTGGCAGCCGGCGCGCTCTCCGTGTTGCTGAAAAGCAGCGTCACGGTCTACCAGGGCGCTAACCTCGGCACGCCCTGCCAGCTGCGCGCAGAGTTCCTCGATGAAAGTATTTTAATCGGTGGAAAAACCGAATTTGCGTAGTGCTACGTAGGGTGAACACGCTAGTGGCGCGTGCATACAACACAAAATAATGTTTGCGCATCAAAGTGATACAAAATCGTCTATCCATATGAAATATTTGCATAGAATCAAATTTTTCATGGGAGATGACACGTGTTCAAAACAAAAACCCTACGCAAAGCCGTCTTGGTCGCACTGTACGGCGCCAGCGCGGTCGCAGTCACCCCGCTTACTTTTGCGCAAACTGATACCTCGATGCAATCGGTCAGCGTGATCGGATCGCGCCGCGCCACCAGCTCGGCCACTGATACTGTGGTACCGGTCGATGTCATTCCGCTGAGCAAAATCACCGAATCGGGCGGCCAGTTCGACCTGGCGCAGACGCTGACCTATATTTCCCCATCGTTCAACTCGACCCGCCAGACCGGTTCCGACGGCGCCGACCTGGTCGACTCCGCCGCGCTGCGCGGCCTCGGTTCGGACCAGACGCTGGTGCTGGTCAACGGCAAGCGCCGCCACACCACTGCGCTGGTCAACCTGTTTGGCGCGCGCAACCGCGGCAACACCGGCACCGACATGAACGCCATTCCGATGCTGGCCATCAAGGACGTGCAAGTGCTGCGTGACGGCGCTGCCGCCCAGTACGGATCCGACGCCATCGCGGGCGTGCTGGACATCGGCCTGAAGAAATCCAAGGGCTGCGAAGCGGTCGCCGGCTTCAGCGAATACTCGCGCCGCGACGGCAAGAATTACCTGGCCTCGGCCTACTGCGGCGTCGACATCGGCAACGGCGGCGTGCTCGGCATCACCGGAGAATACCTCGACCGTGGCCGCTCCAACCGCGCCGAAGACGGCAACCCGCGCACCATCGGCGATAGCAAGACCAAGAATCAGACCCTGTACCTGAATGGCGAACTGCCAACTGTCGGTACCGGCCGCCTGTACCTGACCGCCGGCGCGCAAACCCGCGACGCTTCGTCCGGCGCCTGGGCGCGCGGCGGCATCGACAGCGACGACATCCCGTCGCGCAACTCGGCCGCCATGTACCCGAACGGTTTCGTGCCGTTCATCAACGCCACCATCGACGACCGCTACGCCACCATCGGCCACCGCAACCAGGTGGGCGAATGGAATATGGACCTGTCGCAGACCTACGGCTACAACAAAATGATCTACGACATCAGCAACACGCTGAATGCGTCGATCGCCAACAAGGATTTGCTGGCCGGCGGCAAGGGCATCAGCCCGACCAGCTTCAACGCCGGCGGTTTCTCGTTCGAGCAGCTGACCACCAACCTCGACTTCAACCGCTACTTTGAAGGCGTGATGGGCCGTGGCCTGAACGTCGCCTTCGGCGCCGAGTACCGTCACGAGAACTACAAGATCTACGCCGGTGAAACCGGCTCGTACATCGACGCCGACGGCGTCGGCATCGGCGGCGCGGCCGGCAGCCAGGGCTTCCCCGGCTTCCAGCCAGCCGACCAGGTCGACGCCAACCGTCACAACGTCGCCGCCTACCTCGATCTGGAAGCGGACCTGACCGACACCGTCAAGGCGCAGGGTGCGGTGCGTTATGAGAAGTACAGCGACTTCGGCTCGACCACCACCGGCAAGCTGGCCGGCAGCTGGCGCGTGGCGCCAACCGTGCTGTTGCGCGGTTCGGCTTCGACCGGCTTCCGCGCGCCGTCGTTGCAGCAGATGTATTTTTCGTCTACCTTCACCGACTTCATCGGCGGCGTGCCGACCGATGTGGTGCTGGCGCCGAACAATAGCGCGGTCACCAACCTGGCCGGCATTCCCAAGCTGAAGGAAGAGAAATCCACCAGCTTCACGCTGGGCTCGACCTGGACGCCGACGCAAGCCGTGTCCGTCACCGCCGACCTGTACCAGATCAAGATCAAGGATCGCATCGTGCTGTCCGGCCGCTTTGACGACAGCAACTATCCGGACCTGGCGAGCAAGCTGGCGACCTTGGGCGTGGGCCAGGCGCAGTTCTTCGTCAACTCGGTCGACACCAAGACCAAGGGCCTGGACCTGACCGCCTCGCACAAGGCCACCTTTGGCGCTGACAAGCTGACCACCTTCCTGGCGCTCAACGTCAGCAAGACGGAAGTGACCGGCATCCACGCGCCAGCCTCGCTGAAGGGCTATGAAGATGTGCTGCTGTCGGAGAAGGAACGCCTCTACATCGAGCAGGGCGCGCCGCGTTCCAAAGCGACGCTGGGCTTCGACTACGTGCACAGCGCCTGGGAAACCGATCTCAAGCTGATCTACTTCGGCCCGCAGACGCTGGGCACCTACAGCGGCACCGCCGCTGGCGTAGCCAACCAGCATTACGACGCCAAGGCCTCGGCCGACCTGAGCTTCACGTACACCATCAACAAGAACATGAAGTTCACGTTTGGCGGCAACAACATCTTCAACGTGCACCCGACCACGCAGAATCCGGATGAGACCGACAATGGCTTCAAGTACGAGTCGGTACAGTTCGGCCTGAATGGGGCGTCCTACTTCGGCAGGCTCTACGTGAAGTTCTGAGCTGGCTCAATGGTGCGCGTTTGACGGCGCCAATGACGCGGAATACGATCCTGGTATGGAAACCAGGATCGCAAAACTCGAAGAATTCGCAGCCGACGCCAAGGAAAGATTGGTTAAGCTGGAAGAATTCGCTATAGACACCAAGCAAAGGCTGGTGAAAATAGAGACGCGCCTGGACCAGTGCGCCACTAAGTCCGACCTCGAAGCCTTACGGGCCGAAATGCACAAGGGCTTTGCCGACATCATCAAGTGGATCGTCGGCACAGCGATTGTCATGAGTGGCACCGGCATCGTCGTCATGACCTTCGTGCTCAACAATGCGGTGCCCAAAACGCCGCCGCCGGCGCCTCTGCCGCCGGTGGTGATCTACACTCAGCCGGTGCCGGTTGCTCCTGCGGCTGCCGCGCCGCGCATGTAACGTTTTATTACATATCGCTAACCTAACTGAACGCGCGACCGTTCTAGACTAGCATTGTCTTTATTTTCGGCAATGGAGCGTCTATGCGCCGCGCACTCACCCTGATGTTATTCCTGTCCATGCTACAAGGCGCACTCGCCTGGGCAGCACTGGGCAGCACCCCGTCCGAATTCGGCGGCACTACCACCCAGACCCGCTTGGCGGCCCGCAGCCTGGCGGCCACCAGCACCAGCAGCACCACCGCGGCGGTCTACACCATCAGCCAGAGCACGCTCGACAGCGGCACCGTCGTGCGCGAATACACCGACGCCAGCGGCGTGGTATTTGCCGTCAGCTGGACCGGCCCGACATTGCCAGACCTGCGCACGCTGCTCGGCGATAAATTCACCGTCATGACCAGCAACGCCGCCAAGCGTCCCAAGGCGGGACATTCGCAACTGGCGGTCGACCAGTCCGACGTGGTCATCGTCTCCAGCGGCCACATGCGCGCGTATGCCGGCCAGGCCTGGATTCCCAGCGCGCTGCCGGCCGGCTTCGATACCACCACCATAGAATAAGGGAGTCTGCATGAAAGTATCTCATCTGGCGGGCGCCTTGCTGTGCCTGGCGCTAGCTGCGTGCGGCGGCGGTGGCAGTTCCTCTTCCACCGCAGCCAC from Duganella dendranthematis encodes:
- a CDS encoding alpha/beta fold hydrolase — protein: MTKRIALCWAGLLFAGPLMAATITTQLIDGRKVELVAVKNPAALATVVFENGSRATVDKWDKVIDGIALQASVFAYNRPGYGDSTATDTPRDGLTIVEELRRNLQHEGLRPPYILVGHSLGGLYMQLFAKRHPDEVAGIVLVDALYPHVIKKPEDFPLLTRAGEWLFFSSTVRKEIGSIYQTGEQVLVQGNIDDKPMIRLVNQPKGATAVPVDFGVVNSDPQTIAAVRAMYPQAKTIVVDSDHQMQTASPQVIIDAIQQLLAILRR
- a CDS encoding PhzF family phenazine biosynthesis protein, producing MQYSQVCELLCFGVAPGGGNAALVVQHDHSSAEQRQQFARERNKPACVFIDTAADGGIVLDFFYPHMRSPLCSHATLAAARVLLSAERPRLEVRSAMHGQPLTLILHDDEVFLQLSPQPAPQVNLSDELAQQLLAAPGIQLASPPAIASVGSPKLLLEVADSATLQALTPDLQGIADWGKQHGVSGAYAWCRRPDGALEGRSFNHLNPEAEDGATGVAAGALSVLLKSSVTVYQGANLGTPCQLRAEFLDESILIGGKTEFA
- a CDS encoding TonB-dependent receptor plug domain-containing protein gives rise to the protein MFKTKTLRKAVLVALYGASAVAVTPLTFAQTDTSMQSVSVIGSRRATSSATDTVVPVDVIPLSKITESGGQFDLAQTLTYISPSFNSTRQTGSDGADLVDSAALRGLGSDQTLVLVNGKRRHTTALVNLFGARNRGNTGTDMNAIPMLAIKDVQVLRDGAAAQYGSDAIAGVLDIGLKKSKGCEAVAGFSEYSRRDGKNYLASAYCGVDIGNGGVLGITGEYLDRGRSNRAEDGNPRTIGDSKTKNQTLYLNGELPTVGTGRLYLTAGAQTRDASSGAWARGGIDSDDIPSRNSAAMYPNGFVPFINATIDDRYATIGHRNQVGEWNMDLSQTYGYNKMIYDISNTLNASIANKDLLAGGKGISPTSFNAGGFSFEQLTTNLDFNRYFEGVMGRGLNVAFGAEYRHENYKIYAGETGSYIDADGVGIGGAAGSQGFPGFQPADQVDANRHNVAAYLDLEADLTDTVKAQGAVRYEKYSDFGSTTTGKLAGSWRVAPTVLLRGSASTGFRAPSLQQMYFSSTFTDFIGGVPTDVVLAPNNSAVTNLAGIPKLKEEKSTSFTLGSTWTPTQAVSVTADLYQIKIKDRIVLSGRFDDSNYPDLASKLATLGVGQAQFFVNSVDTKTKGLDLTASHKATFGADKLTTFLALNVSKTEVTGIHAPASLKGYEDVLLSEKERLYIEQGAPRSKATLGFDYVHSAWETDLKLIYFGPQTLGTYSGTAAGVANQHYDAKASADLSFTYTINKNMKFTFGGNNIFNVHPTTQNPDETDNGFKYESVQFGLNGASYFGRLYVKF
- a CDS encoding DUF2844 domain-containing protein — protein: MRRALTLMLFLSMLQGALAWAALGSTPSEFGGTTTQTRLAARSLAATSTSSTTAAVYTISQSTLDSGTVVREYTDASGVVFAVSWTGPTLPDLRTLLGDKFTVMTSNAAKRPKAGHSQLAVDQSDVVIVSSGHMRAYAGQAWIPSALPAGFDTTTIE